From Pseudomonadota bacterium:
AATTGAGCTGCCCGGGACATGGCACCGGGACGTGCCACCAATTCGAGCAAAAATCTATTTGTTCGATCGCAAAGACCGCGAATTCGCTCGCCGATAAGTTACGGGTTTCAGCGAATTCAATGGGTTGCGGACATGGCACGGCACGTGCTGTTCAAATTATATATGACGACACGAAACCGCAGTCTCCACGTGATCTTCGGTCCTCCGGGCCTCTTCCTCGGGCTGACCCTCGCCGCGCTCGTCGCGGGCATCTGGATCGTCCGGAGCACGACCGCCGCCGCCGTGCAGAACCCTCCCCCCGCGACCGCCGCAACCCCGTAGCCTCGCGCTCAGGATTCCGCTGGAATCAACCGCACGCGTGTGGCATAGCAACCGCATGACAACCAAGAAGAAGTTCGACATCAAACCCGCGAACGGAAAGCTCGGCGTGCTGCTCGTCGGCCTCGGCGCCGTCAGCACGACCTTCGTCGCCGGCGTCGAGATGATCCGGCGCGGCATGCGCAAGCCCATCGGCGTCCAGGCGTGGATGGGGCGGGCGAGGCTCGGCAAGCGCACGGAGAACCGTTTCGTGAAGCTGAACGAGCTCGTGCCGCTCGCCAAGCCCGAGGACCTCGTGTTCGCGGCGTGGGACATCTTCCCGGACAACGCCTACGAGGCGGCCCTCAAGGCCGGGGTGCTCCAGAACGAGGACATCCAGCTCGTCCGCGAGGCGCTCGTCGCGCTCAGGCCGATGCCGGGCGCGTTCGATATGGACTACGTCAAGCGGCTCGAGGGCACGCACATCAAGAAGGGCACGCGGCGGCAGCTCGCCGACCAGCTTCGCGCGGATATCCGCGAGTTCAAGAAGAAGGTCGATCGCGTCGTCATCGTGTGGGCGGCGTCGACCGAGGCGTACCGTCCGGGTGGGCCGATTCACGAATCGATCGCCACGTTCGAGAAGGCGCTGGATGCGGACGACAAGACGATCGCGCCGTCGCAGCTCTACTCCTACGCCGCGCTCATGGAGGGCGTCCCGTTCGCGAACGGCGCGCCGAACATGGCCGTCGACGTGCCCTGCATGGTGGAGCTCGCGAAGAAGAACGGCGTGCCGATCTGCGGCAAGGACTTCAAGACCGGGCAGACCCTGATGAAGACCATCGTCGCGCCGGGGCTCAAGAACCGGCTGCTCGGCATCTCGGGCTGGTTCTCCACGAACATCCTCGGCAACCGGGACGGCGAGGTGCTCGACGATCCCGAGTCGTTCAAGAGCAAGGAGGTCTCGAAGAAGGGCGTGCTCGACACGATCTGCAGCGCCGAGACGTTCCCCGAGCTCTACAAGGATCTGTTCCACAAGATCCGCATCAACTACTACCCGCCGCGAGGCGACGCCAAGGAAGGGTGGGACAACATCGAC
This genomic window contains:
- a CDS encoding inositol-3-phosphate synthase, which encodes MTTKKKFDIKPANGKLGVLLVGLGAVSTTFVAGVEMIRRGMRKPIGVQAWMGRARLGKRTENRFVKLNELVPLAKPEDLVFAAWDIFPDNAYEAALKAGVLQNEDIQLVREALVALRPMPGAFDMDYVKRLEGTHIKKGTRRQLADQLRADIREFKKKVDRVVIVWAASTEAYRPGGPIHESIATFEKALDADDKTIAPSQLYSYAALMEGVPFANGAPNMAVDVPCMVELAKKNGVPICGKDFKTGQTLMKTIVAPGLKNRLLGISGWFSTNILGNRDGEVLDDPESFKSKEVSKKGVLDTICSAETFPELYKDLFHKIRINYYPPRGDAKEGWDNIDIFGWLGYPMQIKIDFLCRDSILAAPIVADLAVFLDLAQRAGFKGIQEWLSFFFKSPQTAEGVYAEHDLHIQKIKFKNTLRHMAGEELITHLGLEYYEDK